In Deltaproteobacteria bacterium, the following proteins share a genomic window:
- a CDS encoding ATP-binding protein, giving the protein MVAEDYIERSLEPVVTRAAREFPAVVVSGPRQSGKTTLLTRLFGNSHGYVSLDLPDVRAAAAADPRGFLKQYPPPVILDELQSAPGLLPYIKEVIDTNRRRNGQFLLTGSQNLLLTEQVTESLAGRVAMLRLLPLASREVEGTPQRPLPWEARDLLHASGGSSFGGLWKGFLRGGYPEPVTQPERDLALWHASYIQTYLERDVRSIRQVGDLTQFQNMLRVLAARSGQLLNLGDVARDLGVALNTVKAWLSVLEATCQVLVLRPYYANIGKRLVKTPKVYFTDVGTLCYLVGLRDPEHAASGPLGGAIMETAVVGEIVKTLTHRGVDPRIFFWRTTAGAEVDIVVETQGRLVPIEVKLSATPHPAMTGPIRRFQKDFGERAMPGYVVHPGDVRLPLGEGVTALPLAEL; this is encoded by the coding sequence GCGGCGCGGGAGTTCCCGGCCGTGGTGGTGAGCGGACCACGCCAGTCCGGGAAGACCACGCTGCTGACACGGCTCTTCGGCAACAGCCACGGGTATGTTTCCCTGGATCTGCCGGACGTGCGCGCTGCCGCCGCCGCCGACCCTCGCGGGTTTCTCAAACAATACCCGCCGCCGGTCATCCTCGACGAGTTGCAGTCCGCTCCCGGGTTGTTGCCGTACATCAAGGAAGTCATCGACACGAACCGGCGCCGGAACGGGCAGTTCCTGCTCACCGGGTCCCAGAACCTTCTGCTTACGGAGCAGGTGACCGAGTCTTTGGCCGGCCGCGTGGCGATGTTGCGGCTGCTGCCCCTCGCCAGCCGGGAGGTAGAGGGAACACCGCAGCGGCCACTCCCGTGGGAAGCGCGTGATTTGTTGCACGCATCCGGCGGCTCCTCGTTCGGCGGCCTCTGGAAGGGTTTCCTGCGGGGCGGCTATCCTGAGCCGGTGACGCAGCCGGAACGGGACCTGGCGTTGTGGCATGCCAGCTACATCCAGACCTACCTGGAACGAGACGTACGCAGCATCAGGCAGGTCGGGGACCTGACCCAGTTCCAGAATATGCTCCGGGTGCTGGCGGCGCGCAGCGGCCAATTGTTGAATCTGGGGGATGTCGCGCGCGACCTCGGCGTTGCATTGAATACCGTCAAGGCATGGTTGTCGGTGCTTGAGGCTACCTGCCAGGTGCTGGTGCTGCGCCCTTACTACGCCAATATCGGCAAGCGCCTGGTCAAGACACCCAAGGTGTATTTCACCGACGTGGGGACGCTGTGTTACCTGGTCGGACTCCGGGACCCTGAACACGCGGCATCCGGCCCTCTGGGGGGCGCCATCATGGAAACCGCCGTCGTTGGTGAAATCGTGAAGACGCTAACCCACCGGGGCGTGGATCCGCGGATTTTTTTCTGGCGCACCACTGCCGGCGCGGAGGTCGACATCGTCGTGGAGACTCAGGGTAGGCTGGTGCCCATCGAGGTGAAGCTTTCCGCCACGCCGCACCCAGCCATGACCGGCCCGATCCGCAGGTTCCAGAAAGACTTCGGAGAGCGTGCCATGCCGGGATACGTGGTGCATCCCGGCGACGTGCGGCTGCCCCTCGGGGAAGGAGTGACCGCGCTGCCCTTGGCCGAGCTATGA